A section of the Solitalea canadensis DSM 3403 genome encodes:
- the nadB gene encoding L-aspartate oxidase, whose protein sequence is MKRVDFLVIGSGIAGLSFALKAAKHGTVCIVTKANEDESNTKYAQGGVAVVVDKSDSFEKHIQDTLIAGDGLCDKSIVEIVVKEGPDRINEIIEYGTNFDKDRSGHYDLAKEGGHSEHRVLHYKDITGFEIERSLLEQIHKHPNIEILTHYFAVDLITQHHLGVAVDKKSTDITCYGIYALNTENNKVEKILSKVTMMASGGAGHIYSSTTNPVIATGDGIAMVYRAKGKVRNMEFIQFHPTALYNPGEYPSFLISEAVRGAGGVLKTRNGDEFMHLYDERKSLAPRDIVARAIDAEMKKSGDDFVYLDIRHVAKDELLRHFPNIYAKCLSIGIDMSKDMIPVVPAAHYMCGGILVDEWGKSSIQQLYACGECSSTGLHGANRLASNSLLEALVFAERSYQSAIKDIESLTIQEGIPSWNDTNTVKSNEDILVTHNLREMQRLMSDYVGIVRSDFRLDRAKRRLELLYNETELFYKSTKISMKLCELRNLIQISFLVIKGAIIRKESRGLHYTTDYPEKDNGNLVDSIF, encoded by the coding sequence ATGAAGAGAGTAGATTTCTTAGTTATCGGTTCGGGAATTGCCGGACTGTCGTTTGCACTTAAAGCTGCCAAACATGGTACTGTTTGTATCGTTACAAAGGCTAATGAAGATGAATCAAATACAAAATATGCCCAGGGCGGTGTTGCAGTAGTTGTTGATAAGTCTGATTCTTTTGAAAAACACATTCAAGATACATTGATTGCCGGGGATGGGCTTTGTGATAAGAGTATTGTGGAAATAGTCGTAAAAGAAGGACCCGATCGAATCAATGAGATTATAGAATACGGGACAAATTTTGATAAAGATCGGTCAGGACATTATGATTTAGCGAAAGAGGGCGGACATTCTGAACATAGAGTTCTACATTATAAAGATATTACAGGTTTTGAAATTGAACGCTCCCTTCTCGAACAAATCCACAAACATCCAAACATTGAAATTCTCACTCATTATTTTGCTGTCGATTTAATTACTCAACATCATTTAGGTGTAGCTGTTGATAAGAAATCAACTGATATTACTTGTTATGGTATTTATGCCTTAAATACTGAAAATAATAAGGTTGAAAAAATTCTTTCGAAAGTTACTATGATGGCTTCAGGTGGAGCGGGTCATATTTATTCAAGTACAACAAATCCGGTTATTGCAACTGGCGATGGAATTGCAATGGTTTATCGTGCAAAAGGCAAGGTTAGAAATATGGAGTTTATTCAGTTTCATCCTACTGCATTGTATAATCCAGGTGAATATCCTTCATTTTTAATTTCAGAAGCAGTTCGTGGTGCAGGTGGTGTGTTGAAAACCAGGAACGGTGATGAGTTTATGCATTTATATGATGAACGAAAATCATTAGCTCCACGCGATATTGTAGCACGCGCAATTGATGCAGAGATGAAAAAATCGGGTGATGATTTCGTTTACCTGGATATTCGTCATGTAGCTAAAGATGAATTGTTGCGACATTTTCCAAATATCTATGCTAAATGTTTAAGTATAGGAATTGATATGAGTAAAGATATGATTCCGGTTGTGCCGGCTGCTCATTATATGTGTGGAGGAATTTTGGTTGATGAGTGGGGTAAATCTTCAATTCAACAATTGTATGCTTGCGGTGAATGTTCTTCAACTGGTTTGCATGGTGCTAATCGTTTAGCATCCAATTCTTTATTAGAGGCTTTAGTTTTTGCAGAGCGTAGTTACCAATCAGCTATTAAGGATATTGAGTCACTCACTATTCAAGAAGGAATTCCTTCATGGAATGATACTAATACGGTAAAATCTAACGAAGATATTTTAGTTACTCACAATTTGCGAGAAATGCAGCGATTAATGAGTGATTATGTGGGGATTGTTCGTTCTGATTTTCGTTTAGACAGAGCAAAAAGAAGACTTGAATTATTGTATAACGAAACTGAATTATTTTACAAGAGTACTAAGATTTCTATGAAGCTTTGTGAATTACGAAATTTAATTCAGATTTCTTTTTTAGTGATTAAAGGTGCAATAATACGTAAGGAAAGTCGCGGCCTACATTACACAACTGATTATCCTGAAAAAGATAATGGTAATTTAGTTGATTCAATATTTTAA
- the nadA gene encoding quinolinate synthase NadA, translating into MTGTVAPANSLEKGYLDYQVDPTLDLFEEIEKLKKEKNAVILAHYYQEPDIQDIADYIGDSLGLSQQAAKTDADIIVFAGVHFMAETAKILSPHKKVLLPDLNAGCSLADTCPADQFALFKQKYPDHTVIMYVNSTADIKAMSDIVCTSTNAVQIVESLPKDEKIIFGPDKNLGAYVAKKTGRDMVLWQGSCMVHEIFSLEKITKLKNRHPEAEFIAHPECEDAVLKLADYIGSTTGLLKYAINSPKKEFIVATESGIIHQMQKAAPDKVFIPAPPNNNCACNDCPHMKLNTLEKLYLCMKYELPEVKMDEELIKKAVKPIERMLEISAKYGL; encoded by the coding sequence ATGACAGGAACCGTGGCCCCCGCGAATTCGCTTGAAAAAGGATATTTGGATTATCAGGTTGATCCTACGTTGGATTTATTTGAAGAAATTGAAAAACTGAAGAAAGAGAAAAATGCTGTAATTCTTGCGCATTATTATCAGGAACCAGATATTCAGGATATTGCCGACTATATAGGTGATAGTTTAGGACTTTCTCAACAAGCTGCAAAAACAGATGCTGACATTATCGTTTTTGCGGGTGTGCACTTTATGGCTGAAACTGCTAAAATACTTTCTCCACATAAAAAGGTGTTATTACCTGACTTAAATGCTGGTTGTTCACTGGCCGACACTTGTCCGGCCGATCAGTTTGCACTTTTTAAACAAAAATATCCAGATCATACAGTTATTATGTATGTAAACTCTACAGCTGATATTAAAGCAATGAGTGATATTGTTTGTACATCAACCAATGCGGTACAAATTGTGGAAAGTTTGCCAAAGGACGAAAAAATCATTTTCGGTCCGGATAAAAACTTAGGTGCTTATGTAGCTAAAAAAACGGGCCGCGATATGGTTCTGTGGCAAGGATCATGTATGGTACATGAAATTTTTTCACTAGAGAAAATCACTAAACTTAAAAATCGTCATCCGGAAGCTGAATTTATTGCTCACCCTGAATGTGAAGATGCAGTACTGAAACTAGCTGATTATATCGGATCAACAACAGGATTATTAAAATATGCAATCAATAGTCCGAAGAAAGAGTTTATTGTAGCAACAGAATCCGGAATTATTCATCAAATGCAAAAAGCTGCTCCGGATAAAGTATTTATTCCAGCTCCTCCAAATAACAATTGTGCTTGTAATGATTGTCCACACATGAAGTTGAATACGTTGGAAAAGTTATATTTATGTATGAAATATGAATTACCTGAAGTTAAAATGGATGAAGAGCTAATTAAAAAGGCTGTGAAACCAATTGAAAGAATGTTGGAAATTTCTGCTAAATATGGGTTATAA
- a CDS encoding HD domain-containing protein, which yields MNKELIIEETVAYVKSELVGTESGHDWWHIYRVWKNAQLIASGEIADGFVIELGALLHDIADAKFHNGDEEIGPRKAESFLKGMGVDEAVIEHVKNIIRFISFKNGDQRHLFNSKELEIVQDADRLDAIGAIGVARAFNYGGFKNRTIYDPFIKPNLSMTKEEYKKSEAPTINHFYEKLLLLKDKMNTETGKKLAQKRHEYLENFLDQFFDEWEGKS from the coding sequence ATGAATAAAGAATTGATTATAGAAGAAACAGTAGCTTATGTAAAAAGTGAGCTGGTGGGTACAGAAAGTGGCCATGATTGGTGGCATATTTACCGCGTGTGGAAAAATGCACAACTTATAGCATCAGGCGAAATTGCGGATGGGTTTGTAATTGAGCTTGGCGCTTTGCTTCATGATATAGCTGATGCAAAATTTCATAATGGTGATGAGGAAATAGGTCCACGAAAAGCAGAGTCATTTTTAAAAGGAATGGGTGTTGATGAAGCTGTTATTGAGCATGTGAAAAACATCATCCGATTTATTTCCTTTAAAAATGGTGATCAGCGACACCTGTTTAATTCAAAGGAATTAGAAATTGTGCAGGATGCTGATAGGCTGGATGCAATTGGAGCTATTGGTGTGGCAAGAGCATTTAATTATGGAGGTTTTAAAAATCGTACAATCTACGATCCGTTTATAAAACCTAATCTATCAATGACGAAGGAAGAGTATAAAAAAAGTGAAGCTCCCACGATCAATCACTTTTATGAAAAGTTACTCTTGTTAAAAGATAAAATGAATACAGAAACCGGTAAAAAACTTGCGCAAAAGCGTCATGAATATTTAGAAAATTTTCTGGATCAGTTTTTTGATGAGTGGGAAGGTAAAAGCTAA
- a CDS encoding short chain dehydrogenase: protein MKIIIVGATGTIGKVVTDELKKRHEVISVGSKSGDFQVDITSSTAIQNLFKQTGKFDALISTTGSAFFGPFNELTEEKMNDSIKSKLMGQVNLVLEGRKFINPNGSFTLTSGILSEDPIKMGAALSLVNGAINSFVIGAAVEMENGVRINAVSPGVVENSRDYYGPYFPGHVPVAMDRVVAGYVKSVEGAITGQVIKIY from the coding sequence ATGAAAATAATTATTGTTGGTGCAACAGGCACAATAGGAAAAGTAGTAACCGATGAATTAAAGAAACGTCATGAAGTAATTTCAGTTGGTTCAAAAAGTGGCGATTTTCAGGTTGATATTACTTCTTCAACAGCCATACAAAATTTATTCAAACAAACCGGAAAATTTGATGCGTTAATAAGTACTACAGGCTCTGCATTTTTCGGCCCATTCAATGAATTAACGGAAGAAAAAATGAATGATAGTATTAAAAGCAAATTAATGGGTCAGGTTAATCTGGTTTTAGAAGGAAGAAAATTTATCAATCCAAATGGGTCGTTTACTTTAACTTCCGGAATATTATCAGAAGATCCGATAAAAATGGGTGCTGCATTGAGTTTGGTGAATGGTGCAATTAATTCATTTGTAATTGGAGCAGCAGTTGAAATGGAGAACGGAGTAAGAATTAATGCGGTGAGTCCGGGTGTTGTGGAAAACTCACGCGATTATTATGGACCGTATTTTCCGGGGCATGTTCCAGTGGCAATGGATAGGGTTGTTGCGGGATACGTTAAAAGTGTAGAGGGAGCAATAACCGGACAAGTGATTAAGATTTATTGA
- a CDS encoding dicarboxylate/amino acid:cation symporter, which translates to MNNKFKNILQSYSSIILLLVGILSGSVAGLIAGKEIAIIKPIGDIFLNLLFTAIIPLIFFAISSSVANIEQMGSFGKVMRSMLLVFLFTTLVSAFMMFIVVGFFPINDKFKLTIPENASTKVAGIGEQVTVLLTTTDFSQLLTRQSMLALIIFSILVGTATLKAGKAGDAFKNFLNAGNEVFKSLIELIMKAAPLGLGAYFGYLVGVFGPELFGSYAHSLGLYYGFSTVYFFVMFSVYAFMAGGRNAISAYWKNNIVPSLTALGTCSSVATIPANMVAAEKMGVAKPISDVTIPLGASLHKDGSSIGGVIKVAMVFAIFNKPWTGIDTMFIILGIALMTSIVEGGIPNGGYVGELFIVTAFHLPLEALSVLMVISTLIDPMATLLNATGDTVASMMVARLSEGKDWMKKQFA; encoded by the coding sequence ATGAATAATAAGTTTAAAAACATTTTACAAAGTTACAGTAGTATCATTCTTTTATTAGTCGGAATTTTGTCGGGGAGCGTTGCCGGATTAATTGCCGGAAAAGAAATTGCCATTATAAAACCCATTGGCGATATATTCCTGAACTTACTTTTTACTGCAATTATTCCTCTAATTTTTTTCGCGATTTCTTCTTCAGTTGCCAATATTGAACAAATGGGTTCCTTTGGCAAAGTAATGCGATCAATGTTGTTGGTGTTTTTATTTACCACATTGGTTTCAGCATTTATGATGTTCATCGTTGTTGGCTTTTTTCCAATAAACGATAAGTTTAAACTTACTATTCCGGAAAACGCATCAACAAAAGTAGCGGGCATTGGGGAGCAAGTAACCGTGTTACTAACTACCACTGATTTTTCACAGTTACTTACACGTCAGAGTATGTTGGCGCTGATCATTTTTTCGATCCTGGTAGGTACGGCCACTTTGAAAGCGGGAAAGGCCGGCGATGCATTTAAAAATTTCTTAAATGCCGGAAATGAAGTTTTTAAAAGTTTGATTGAATTAATTATGAAAGCAGCTCCATTAGGTTTGGGTGCTTACTTCGGATATTTGGTGGGTGTTTTCGGCCCGGAACTTTTTGGATCTTATGCACACTCATTGGGATTATATTATGGTTTCTCCACAGTATATTTCTTTGTAATGTTTTCGGTTTATGCATTTATGGCCGGCGGACGGAATGCGATATCTGCTTACTGGAAAAATAATATTGTACCATCATTAACAGCTTTAGGTACCTGTAGTAGTGTGGCAACAATTCCTGCTAATATGGTGGCGGCAGAAAAAATGGGCGTTGCAAAACCAATAAGTGATGTTACTATACCATTAGGAGCTTCTTTACATAAAGATGGATCTAGCATTGGAGGTGTGATAAAAGTGGCAATGGTTTTTGCCATTTTCAATAAACCATGGACAGGTATAGATACCATGTTTATTATTTTAGGCATTGCCTTAATGACAAGTATTGTTGAAGGTGGCATTCCGAATGGCGGCTACGTTGGCGAATTGTTTATTGTTACTGCTTTTCACTTACCGTTAGAAGCACTGTCGGTGTTGATGGTGATATCAACATTGATAGATCCGATGGCAACATTATTAAATGCGACCGGTGATACTGTGGCATCAATGATGGTAGCCCGGCTTTCCGAGGGAAAAGATTGGATGAAAAAACAGTTTGCATAA
- a CDS encoding L,D-transpeptidase family protein: protein MKKALLISFSVLAIFTQSCKSQKVNLTKQFQSEQLIVVTAADWTTIQAEMNVYELENGQWKSVMEHIPVTLGRTGLAWGKGLHDEKLNVGELKKEGDGKSPAGIFRLNGLFAYDDFKTKMPLLKVDTNTFCVDDKTSPFYNQIVSTDTTAKNWNSAEEMRRKDDFYKYGVFVGYNTDQIVAGAGSCIFMHLWRGSDRPTAGCTAMMEENMVALFEFLDPAKKPILVQVPKNEYENIKEIYELP from the coding sequence ATGAAGAAAGCTTTATTAATTTCTTTTTCAGTATTAGCAATTTTCACTCAATCTTGTAAATCACAAAAAGTGAATCTAACAAAACAGTTTCAGTCAGAACAATTGATTGTTGTTACTGCTGCCGATTGGACAACTATACAGGCCGAAATGAATGTGTATGAACTTGAGAACGGCCAATGGAAATCTGTTATGGAGCATATTCCGGTAACATTAGGACGTACTGGTTTAGCATGGGGTAAAGGACTACATGATGAAAAGCTGAATGTTGGTGAACTGAAAAAAGAAGGTGATGGTAAGTCGCCGGCAGGTATTTTCAGATTGAATGGGTTGTTCGCCTATGACGACTTTAAAACCAAAATGCCGTTGCTGAAGGTGGATACCAACACATTTTGTGTAGACGATAAAACCTCTCCATTTTATAATCAGATCGTTAGCACTGATACGACAGCAAAAAACTGGAATTCTGCTGAGGAAATGAGAAGAAAAGATGATTTTTATAAATATGGAGTTTTTGTTGGTTATAATACCGATCAGATAGTAGCTGGAGCAGGCTCATGCATTTTTATGCACCTGTGGCGCGGTAGCGACCGGCCTACGGCCGGATGTACAGCCATGATGGAAGAAAATATGGTGGCGCTTTTTGAATTTTTAGATCCGGCGAAAAAACCTATTCTGGTACAGGTTCCAAAAAATGAATATGAAAATATAAAGGAGATCTATGAGCTGCCTTAA
- the thiL gene encoding thiamine-phosphate kinase encodes MFENSGRTELSQLGEFGLIEHLTKNVKLYNESTIKGIGDDAAVVSHGGKKTLISTDMLIEGVHFDLMYVPLKHLGYKAIMVNLSDICAMNGIPTQVTVSIGISNRFSLEAVEELYAGMLLACDKWKIDMIGGDTCSSQKGLIISITVLGEADEDNIVYRKGAQKGDLICVSGDLGGAYMGLQMLEREKAVFLETPTAQPDLEGKDYIIERQLKPDARMDVVELLKALSIKPSAMIDISDGLASEILHICKQSNVGCKLYEEKIPIDTLTYETAREFNLDPTVCALNGGEDYELLFTVPQSAYEKIKNQPDISIIGHIVDESEGHYLISKSNNAHEIKAQGWNAFKGA; translated from the coding sequence ATATTTGAGAATAGTGGAAGAACTGAATTATCACAATTAGGTGAATTTGGTTTAATAGAGCATCTGACCAAAAACGTAAAACTATATAACGAATCAACGATCAAAGGAATTGGTGATGATGCAGCCGTTGTTAGTCATGGCGGCAAGAAAACCTTGATTTCGACGGATATGCTTATTGAAGGTGTACATTTCGATTTAATGTATGTTCCTTTAAAACATTTAGGGTACAAGGCCATTATGGTTAACCTGTCCGACATTTGCGCGATGAACGGAATACCAACTCAGGTAACAGTTTCTATAGGTATTTCAAATCGCTTTTCTTTGGAAGCGGTCGAAGAGTTGTACGCAGGAATGTTATTAGCTTGTGATAAATGGAAAATTGATATGATTGGCGGAGATACCTGTTCTTCACAAAAAGGATTGATCATTAGTATAACCGTTTTGGGCGAAGCTGATGAAGATAATATTGTGTATAGAAAGGGAGCACAAAAAGGTGATTTGATCTGTGTTTCGGGTGATTTGGGCGGCGCATATATGGGCCTGCAAATGCTCGAGCGCGAAAAAGCTGTATTCCTTGAAACACCAACAGCACAGCCCGATTTAGAAGGAAAGGATTACATTATTGAACGCCAGCTGAAACCGGATGCACGAATGGACGTGGTGGAGTTGTTAAAAGCGCTTTCAATTAAACCATCTGCCATGATCGATATTTCTGACGGATTGGCTTCTGAGATTCTCCACATCTGTAAACAATCAAACGTTGGTTGTAAACTATATGAAGAGAAAATCCCGATTGACACATTAACCTATGAAACAGCAAGAGAGTTTAATCTTGATCCAACGGTATGTGCATTAAACGGCGGAGAAGATTACGAGCTATTGTTTACCGTTCCGCAATCGGCTTACGAAAAAATTAAAAATCAACCTGATATTTCAATAATTGGGCATATTGTCGACGAGAGTGAGGGTCATTACCTGATCAGTAAATCAAACAATGCCCATGAAATAAAAGCCCAAGGTTGGAATGCTTTTAAAGGTGCATAA
- a CDS encoding DUF481 domain-containing protein, producing the protein MQIRKTFTLLLFLLLFPCLIFAQKIDKILLDNGDMLTGEIKGLRFAMLTFKTDAMSTIQIKWEEIVWLQCAKNCEVKFRWGELKIGRLDSIIYYDKLANLNNVVEITPIKDRFFKQITGSIDAGFNYTYSSKVGQFNMSGTADYRKPKFETIVKASSIITNQPNDTAQAVTKKQDASVQFIRLLKDNYSIDMKLYWQQNTALGLRNRFSTQLGAGKDLIYDNHNKLGVGIGIAGNREQSDGQENSTSNLEALVGIGFKKFYYSSPKINIDAALVNFAGLSELGRFRVEANINAKVEIFTDFFIGITFYDNYDNRPLAGATSNNDFGIVTSLSYSF; encoded by the coding sequence ATGCAGATTAGGAAAACGTTTACACTTCTTCTTTTTTTATTATTATTTCCTTGTTTGATCTTCGCGCAGAAGATCGATAAGATTCTGTTGGATAATGGTGACATGCTTACCGGAGAAATCAAAGGATTGCGCTTTGCCATGCTCACTTTTAAAACAGATGCAATGAGTACCATTCAAATAAAATGGGAGGAGATCGTTTGGTTACAATGTGCAAAAAACTGTGAAGTAAAGTTTCGGTGGGGTGAACTTAAAATAGGCAGATTGGATTCAATCATTTATTACGACAAACTTGCCAATTTGAACAATGTGGTTGAGATTACACCGATCAAGGATCGATTTTTTAAACAAATAACCGGAAGCATTGATGCCGGATTTAATTATACGTATTCGAGCAAGGTTGGTCAGTTTAATATGAGTGGTACTGCCGATTATCGCAAGCCTAAATTTGAAACCATTGTAAAAGCAAGTTCTATCATCACGAACCAACCTAACGACACCGCACAAGCGGTCACAAAAAAGCAAGATGCCTCCGTACAATTTATTCGATTATTGAAAGATAATTACAGTATTGACATGAAATTGTATTGGCAACAGAATACAGCCTTAGGTTTACGAAATCGCTTTTCGACACAGCTCGGGGCCGGAAAAGATTTGATTTATGACAACCACAACAAGCTAGGAGTCGGAATAGGGATAGCGGGCAATCGTGAACAATCAGACGGGCAAGAAAACTCTACCTCCAACCTTGAAGCATTGGTCGGAATCGGTTTTAAAAAGTTTTATTATTCATCTCCCAAAATTAATATTGATGCCGCTTTGGTAAATTTTGCCGGATTATCTGAGCTGGGCCGATTCAGGGTGGAAGCTAACATAAATGCGAAAGTTGAAATATTTACTGATTTTTTTATTGGAATAACATTTTATGATAACTACGACAACAGGCCGCTTGCGGGCGCTACAAGCAATAATGACTTTGGTATAGTGACTTCCTTAAGTTATTCTTTCTGA
- a CDS encoding cupin domain-containing protein gives MRTEEIIHKLSLVPHPEGGFYRETYRSKEDLITEEGKRRNVCTAIYYLLKGNDKSFFHRLKSEEAWFFHEGNVLEINVLINGEIERYDLGTDIHNGEYPQVIIPANTWFAAKAKSATGHTLVSCTVAPGFDFEDFELAAREELLRRHPHLEEVIKEFTKADF, from the coding sequence ATGAGAACGGAAGAAATTATACATAAACTAAGTTTGGTGCCACATCCGGAAGGTGGTTTTTATAGAGAAACATATAGAAGTAAGGAAGACCTTATTACCGAAGAAGGAAAAAGAAGAAATGTGTGTACGGCAATTTATTACCTCCTGAAAGGAAACGACAAATCATTCTTTCATCGACTCAAATCGGAGGAAGCTTGGTTTTTTCATGAAGGAAATGTGCTTGAAATCAATGTACTTATTAATGGTGAGATTGAGCGTTATGATCTGGGAACAGATATTCACAATGGAGAGTATCCGCAAGTAATTATTCCGGCAAATACCTGGTTTGCTGCTAAAGCAAAATCAGCAACCGGACATACGCTGGTTAGCTGCACCGTAGCCCCTGGTTTTGATTTTGAAGATTTTGAGTTGGCAGCAAGAGAAGAACTCTTGCGTAGGCATCCACATTTAGAGGAGGTCATCAAAGAATTTACTAAAGCGGATTTTTAA
- a CDS encoding DinB family protein → MDILHHQYDLVKDSRQVVLHYCSAMTDEHFNVPVNNFGRGSIKTTLLHVCNTYLYWLSQFALNKEETFYQPDDINSVVDLTACFLKADEVVVEFLNAFKDPEEIITGYVSLYETNYDFGVLKLFTHVITHEFHHKGQVMSMGRILGYTPPDADILRF, encoded by the coding sequence ATGGATATTCTTCACCATCAATATGATCTCGTGAAAGACAGCCGCCAGGTTGTGCTGCATTATTGCTCAGCTATGACCGACGAGCATTTCAATGTTCCTGTTAATAATTTCGGGCGGGGAAGTATTAAAACGACGTTGTTGCATGTGTGCAATACTTACCTGTATTGGCTATCACAGTTTGCCTTGAATAAAGAAGAAACTTTTTATCAGCCCGATGATATAAACTCAGTAGTAGATCTGACTGCTTGTTTCCTGAAAGCCGATGAAGTCGTTGTAGAGTTCTTGAACGCTTTTAAAGATCCCGAAGAAATAATAACCGGCTACGTTTCACTTTACGAAACAAATTATGATTTCGGCGTTTTAAAACTTTTTACACATGTAATCACTCATGAGTTTCATCACAAAGGACAAGTGATGTCAATGGGTCGTATATTGGGTTACACTCCCCCTGATGCAGACATTTTACGTTTTTAA
- a CDS encoding methyltransferase, whose product MEQQSSPDPSRIMQIGMGFWAAKVVLTAVSFKLFSILAKGPLSGQQLKEKLKLGATDRHVYDWLDALVSLGFLQREGIWDKAMYSNSADADTFLDEQKPAYLGGILTMANSRLYNVWSKLDKGLKTGKPQNEEGKGGNMEIFETMYKDQEKLQLFMDGMSGIQTGNFNALINKFDFNNYDTMADVGGADGWLSILVCGKHPKIKCINFDLAPVEPLAVKKIAKHNLSDRIAHHSGDFMKNELPHAQLITMGNILHGLNEDLKHFMLQKVYNSLPTGGAFIAIENVIDNERKQNTFGLLMSLNMLLENGDAFDYTFSDFEKWTKDVGFKKTELMHLNGPCSAAIAYK is encoded by the coding sequence ATGGAACAGCAATCATCTCCTGATCCTTCTCGGATTATGCAAATCGGGATGGGATTTTGGGCTGCTAAAGTAGTTTTAACAGCCGTTAGCTTTAAGCTATTTTCAATTCTCGCAAAAGGGCCGCTAAGTGGCCAGCAACTCAAAGAAAAATTAAAACTCGGAGCAACCGACCGCCATGTATACGATTGGCTGGATGCGTTAGTGTCTTTGGGCTTCCTTCAGCGAGAAGGAATTTGGGACAAGGCAATGTATAGCAACTCAGCTGATGCTGATACGTTTCTTGATGAGCAGAAGCCCGCTTATTTAGGAGGAATTTTAACAATGGCCAATAGTCGGCTGTATAATGTTTGGTCAAAACTGGACAAAGGGTTAAAAACCGGTAAGCCTCAAAATGAAGAAGGAAAAGGTGGCAACATGGAGATTTTTGAAACGATGTACAAAGATCAGGAAAAGTTGCAGTTGTTTATGGATGGGATGAGTGGAATCCAAACGGGAAACTTTAACGCATTAATAAATAAGTTTGATTTTAATAACTACGATACGATGGCCGATGTGGGCGGAGCCGACGGATGGTTGAGTATTTTGGTTTGTGGGAAACATCCGAAAATTAAGTGCATTAATTTTGACCTTGCTCCTGTTGAACCTTTGGCGGTTAAAAAAATTGCCAAGCACAATCTCTCAGATCGAATAGCACATCATAGTGGAGATTTTATGAAAAATGAACTTCCCCATGCGCAATTGATCACTATGGGAAATATCCTGCATGGATTGAATGAGGATTTAAAACACTTCATGCTTCAGAAAGTTTATAACTCATTACCAACTGGAGGGGCTTTTATTGCAATTGAAAATGTTATTGACAACGAGCGTAAGCAAAACACATTCGGGTTGCTGATGAGTTTGAATATGCTATTGGAAAATGGTGATGCTTTTGACTATACTTTTTCAGATTTTGAAAAATGGACAAAGGATGTAGGGTTTAAAAAAACCGAACTAATGCACCTGAATGGTCCATGCAGTGCAGCGATTGCCTATAAATAA